A window of the Vicinamibacteria bacterium genome harbors these coding sequences:
- a CDS encoding cell division protein FtsA, producing the protein MAENKDHLWKVATEAAPERIEDLVKPGANPVGLDVGTSKVVVSRRQAREVQSASQLNAFLPVAYTPFTERTLQQQSDIHYFRDGDELVIYGTATERFANMFNAEGRRPMADGLLNPREKQAMPVLEAILESLVPKARTAGEILAFSVPAPIPGKEAELTYHEATLRRYFQSHGYRAVPINEGLAVIFSELEDQSFTGIGISCGGGMCNATLAYLSIPSIMFSIAKGGDFIDRAAGSVVDEHATRVKVTKEESLDLSRPPRDKLDKALHIYYEDLMETLVDGLRRAISRAEKLPKTERPLPIVLSGGTAKPRGFKELFERTLKSRSLPIQVSEVRMASDPLTATARGALIAAMYEK; encoded by the coding sequence ATGGCCGAGAACAAGGACCACCTGTGGAAGGTAGCGACGGAGGCGGCCCCGGAGCGGATCGAGGATCTGGTCAAGCCAGGCGCCAACCCGGTGGGGCTCGACGTGGGGACGAGCAAGGTGGTGGTGTCCCGCCGGCAAGCGCGGGAGGTCCAGTCCGCCTCCCAACTCAACGCCTTCTTGCCCGTGGCCTACACCCCGTTCACCGAGCGCACCCTCCAGCAGCAGAGCGACATCCACTACTTCCGGGACGGGGATGAGCTCGTGATCTACGGCACCGCCACCGAGCGCTTCGCGAACATGTTCAACGCCGAGGGCCGCCGGCCCATGGCCGACGGCTTGCTGAACCCCCGCGAGAAGCAGGCCATGCCGGTGCTGGAGGCCATCCTGGAGAGTCTGGTCCCCAAGGCGCGGACCGCGGGCGAGATCCTCGCCTTCTCGGTCCCCGCCCCCATCCCGGGCAAGGAGGCCGAGCTCACTTATCACGAGGCCACCCTCCGCCGCTATTTCCAGTCCCACGGCTATCGGGCCGTCCCCATCAACGAAGGCTTGGCCGTGATCTTCTCCGAGCTGGAAGACCAGAGCTTCACGGGGATCGGGATCTCCTGCGGGGGCGGGATGTGCAATGCCACCCTCGCTTACTTGTCGATCCCCTCCATCATGTTCAGCATCGCGAAGGGCGGGGACTTCATCGATCGGGCGGCGGGTTCGGTGGTGGACGAGCACGCCACCCGGGTCAAGGTGACGAAGGAGGAGAGCCTGGATCTGTCCCGTCCCCCCCGCGACAAGCTGGACAAGGCTCTCCACATCTACTACGAGGATCTGATGGAGACCCTGGTGGACGGCCTGCGCCGGGCCATCTCCCGGGCCGAGAAACTGCCCAAGACGGAGAGGCCGTTGCCCATCGTGCTCTCGGGAGGGACCGCGAAGCCGCGGGGTTTCAAGGAGCTCTTCGAGCGGACCCTCAAATCCCGGTCCCTTCCCATACAGGTCTCGGAGGTGCGCATGGCCTCCGATCCCCTGACCGCCACCGCCCGCGGGGCCTTGATTGCCGCCATGTACGAGAAGTGA
- a CDS encoding tetratricopeptide repeat protein, whose amino-acid sequence MNLLLALALASSASGAVVVVPPEGPSTPDAAWVAQAVADVLPRALGLLAVPAVDRADRLRAQEALGIPPLTLTRATSIRVAEALGASRLVVGTCQLEGGVVRLALRLLDVERATLSAPLMASGPLETLPALIQGLAWDIALSGPTRPSRNREEFLALRAGVPFEAFRSYAQGLAASDPALRLRRVKRALALAPGYDEARLTLGRLEIETRDDAAAAETLARVAPTSPLARTARFLRGAALLHLGRYREAADLYQGLVAEEASAAALSNQGVALLRLGAPSPRASAVFRQALEKGLAFPDLSFNLAWALFLEGEPAAAAFWLRGLTRRETGDAAAHLVLSWALRKADHEAEAVEEWRMAVALSPSYEPLAAPDPSRRFERILTSERPLVGEGEGRSGAEMAATYAARGEKLAEAGEREGALAELTRAAYLDPYSARAHLLLARLFSESELDKAAGELRMALWCRDDATVRLELAGVLMKLGRGAEARAEARRVLQALPDSAAARRLLETP is encoded by the coding sequence TTGAACTTACTGCTCGCGCTGGCCCTCGCTTCCTCGGCGTCCGGCGCGGTGGTGGTCGTGCCCCCGGAGGGTCCGAGCACGCCCGACGCCGCCTGGGTCGCCCAAGCGGTGGCGGATGTCCTCCCCCGCGCCCTCGGGCTGCTGGCCGTCCCCGCCGTGGACCGCGCCGACCGGTTGCGCGCCCAGGAGGCGCTCGGGATCCCGCCCTTGACCCTGACCCGCGCCACCAGCATCCGTGTGGCCGAGGCCCTGGGCGCTTCCCGCCTGGTGGTGGGCACCTGCCAGCTCGAGGGGGGAGTGGTCCGCTTGGCCCTGCGGCTTTTGGACGTGGAGCGGGCGACCCTGAGCGCGCCCCTGATGGCCTCGGGCCCCCTCGAGACCCTGCCCGCCCTCATCCAGGGCCTGGCCTGGGACATCGCCCTCTCTGGCCCCACCCGGCCCTCCCGCAACCGCGAAGAGTTCCTTGCCCTGCGGGCGGGCGTCCCCTTTGAAGCCTTCCGGTCCTACGCGCAGGGGCTGGCCGCTTCCGACCCTGCCCTGCGCCTCAGGCGGGTCAAGCGCGCGCTGGCCCTCGCCCCCGGCTACGACGAGGCCCGGCTCACCCTCGGCCGTCTGGAGATCGAAACCCGCGACGACGCGGCGGCCGCGGAAACCCTGGCGCGGGTGGCCCCGACATCGCCCCTCGCGCGCACGGCACGATTCCTCCGCGGCGCCGCTCTCTTGCACCTGGGGCGCTACCGGGAGGCGGCCGACCTCTACCAGGGCCTCGTCGCCGAGGAGGCGAGTGCGGCCGCCCTCTCCAACCAGGGCGTGGCCCTCCTCCGCCTGGGCGCGCCCAGCCCGCGCGCGTCCGCGGTCTTCCGGCAGGCCCTGGAGAAGGGCCTCGCCTTTCCCGACCTCTCCTTCAACTTGGCCTGGGCCCTGTTCCTGGAGGGGGAGCCGGCGGCGGCCGCGTTCTGGCTGCGCGGGCTGACGCGCCGCGAGACGGGCGACGCCGCCGCCCACCTGGTGCTCTCCTGGGCCCTGCGCAAGGCCGACCACGAGGCGGAGGCGGTCGAGGAGTGGCGGATGGCGGTCGCCCTGAGCCCGTCCTACGAGCCCTTGGCCGCCCCCGACCCGAGCCGCCGCTTCGAGCGGATCCTCACCTCCGAGCGCCCGCTGGTCGGAGAGGGCGAGGGCCGCAGCGGCGCGGAGATGGCGGCCACCTACGCGGCCCGGGGGGAGAAGCTGGCGGAGGCCGGGGAGCGGGAGGGTGCCCTGGCCGAGCTGACCCGGGCGGCCTATCTCGATCCCTACAGCGCCCGCGCCCACCTGCTCCTCGCGCGTCTCTTTAGCGAGAGCGAGCTCGACAAAGCCGCGGGCGAGCTGCGCATGGCCCTCTGGTGCCGCGACGACGCGACGGTGCGGCTCGAACTGGCGGGCGTGCTGATGAAGCTGGGGCGGGGGGCGGAAGCGCGGGCCGAGGCCCGCCGCGTCCTCCAGGCCCTTCCCGACAGCGCGGCCGCCCGGCGGCTCCTGGAGACCCCTTGA
- a CDS encoding peptidoglycan recognition family protein: MAGTGVGVRTRGNTRRPDLAAAKRHLPAVGKDFVLDLEEKSRAIRDPVEKLRYIRGSLARYQETDRRLQAVRFSPLRRLLYRLSPLHGMRHLLTNNPWGATPEPGPRPVRRSKAPALATALLATIAGVSATGYHFSRPAAAAPALPPAPALLPVAETLPALPAGVSPAAIWMVEKGEGWEQYSNGLRIDTTFAVGGEPRRFRVFDQASGMQETVQTTPVGILFHTSESDIWPLDEAHNESLRTSSHGLLKYLQRNRVYHYLIDRFGRVFRVVEETDKANHAGMAVWSQGDRLFLSLNNAFLGICFETRWEGGRALPITQAQLAAGRNLTDYLRGRWSVAPDMCVGHGLASVNPKKHLIGHHLDWARGFPFEAFGLPNQYLRPAPSVAVFGFQYDEQFLGVMGEPWAGVREAEQTLLAEAATRGNTVEELRRERQDLFDRWLAEQTKDQEASSAPVGPGAQSPPGEGRRPARATPARGRATIHGSGG; encoded by the coding sequence GTGGCCGGCACTGGGGTCGGGGTCAGGACGCGCGGGAACACGAGGCGGCCCGACCTCGCGGCCGCTAAGCGGCACCTCCCTGCCGTCGGCAAAGACTTCGTCCTCGACCTGGAGGAGAAGAGCCGCGCCATCCGCGATCCGGTCGAGAAGCTCCGCTACATCCGCGGCTCCCTCGCCCGTTACCAGGAGACCGACCGCCGGTTGCAAGCGGTCCGTTTTTCGCCTCTCCGCCGGCTGCTTTACCGGCTGTCTCCGCTCCACGGCATGCGCCACCTCCTGACCAACAATCCCTGGGGGGCGACGCCGGAGCCGGGCCCCCGACCCGTGCGGCGGAGCAAGGCCCCGGCCCTGGCTACCGCCCTCCTGGCCACGATCGCCGGGGTGAGCGCCACCGGTTATCACTTTTCGCGCCCGGCCGCGGCGGCGCCTGCGCTTCCGCCCGCCCCCGCCCTCCTCCCCGTGGCGGAGACCCTGCCCGCTCTGCCCGCGGGCGTGAGCCCGGCCGCCATCTGGATGGTGGAGAAGGGCGAGGGCTGGGAGCAGTACAGCAACGGCCTGCGCATCGACACCACCTTCGCGGTGGGGGGCGAGCCGCGGCGCTTCCGGGTCTTCGACCAGGCGAGCGGCATGCAAGAGACCGTTCAGACCACACCCGTGGGTATCCTGTTCCACACTTCGGAGAGCGACATTTGGCCGCTCGACGAGGCCCACAACGAGAGCCTGCGCACGAGCAGCCACGGCCTCCTCAAGTACTTGCAGCGGAACCGGGTCTACCACTACCTCATCGACCGCTTCGGCCGGGTGTTCCGGGTGGTGGAGGAAACGGACAAGGCCAACCACGCGGGCATGGCGGTCTGGAGCCAGGGGGACCGCCTCTTCCTCAGCCTGAACAACGCTTTCCTGGGAATATGCTTCGAGACCCGATGGGAAGGTGGACGGGCCCTGCCCATCACCCAAGCCCAGCTGGCGGCCGGGCGCAATCTCACTGACTACCTGCGCGGCCGCTGGTCCGTCGCCCCCGACATGTGCGTGGGCCACGGCCTGGCCAGCGTCAACCCGAAGAAGCACCTCATCGGTCACCACCTGGACTGGGCCCGGGGCTTCCCGTTCGAGGCCTTCGGCTTGCCTAACCAGTACCTCCGGCCCGCACCCAGCGTGGCCGTCTTCGGTTTCCAGTACGACGAGCAGTTCTTGGGCGTGATGGGCGAGCCTTGGGCGGGGGTTCGCGAGGCGGAGCAGACCCTCCTCGCGGAGGCCGCCACCAGGGGCAATACCGTGGAAGAACTCCGGCGGGAGAGACAGGACCTCTTCGACCGCTGGCTGGCGGAGCAGACCAAGGACCAGGAGGCGAGTTCCGCCCCGGTCGGACCCGGGGCCCAGAGCCCACCCGGCGAGGGCCGGCGTCCCGCCCGAGCGACGCCGGCGCGGGGACGCGCCACCATTCATGGAAGCGGAGGTTAA
- a CDS encoding PilZ domain-containing protein encodes MTQGRPVFSAKAKEGMRRRSPRLSIELEASLSGRSSRPVTVIDLSLSGCLVRCDALLEPGTVLDLSLRIDAAPFAVKVQVAEACVDGASLTEQAPGFLAGLRFLGMPAAAAMRLRGFLEAERRRRRSAHSPAP; translated from the coding sequence ATGACCCAGGGCCGGCCGGTGTTCAGCGCGAAGGCCAAGGAGGGGATGCGGCGGCGGTCGCCGCGGCTCTCCATCGAGCTCGAGGCCTCCCTCTCCGGCCGCTCCTCGCGTCCGGTGACGGTCATCGACCTGAGCCTCAGCGGTTGTCTTGTCCGCTGCGACGCTCTCCTGGAGCCCGGGACCGTCCTCGACCTCAGCCTCCGGATCGACGCCGCCCCCTTCGCGGTCAAGGTCCAGGTAGCGGAGGCGTGCGTGGACGGGGCGTCCCTGACCGAGCAGGCCCCGGGATTCCTGGCCGGCCTCCGATTCCTGGGCATGCCCGCGGCGGCGGCAATGCGGCTGCGAGGCTTCCTGGAGGCAGAGAGGCGACGGAGGCGCAGTGCGCACTCGCCCGCTCCATGA
- a CDS encoding GNAT family N-acetyltransferase: MRTRPLHEVSARELRPLLEEETEHWGGELLWDFSDVSSAVASGLERRALTGQVLHDGPRAVAYCYYMVDGGRAIVGSLFAAEPFRGQGLEEGLLDRVLAEAKAQPGNDRVECQTLFSTAPGANGRFASAGFRSRARHYLVRDLRDVGPPPSHDFDLRGVRRDDLPVAAEIIHRSHQGSLDAALNLTYATAPLCRGFVETLVLRAGCGRFDPEASFLAEGPRGPIGVLLASHLSHTNGHVCQVSVVPEAQARGLGTVLVKSALAAFRSQGLSTASLSVTVDNVRAHRLYTTLGFQLRKQFAAHAWVRPPARIDLPA; this comes from the coding sequence GTGCGCACTCGCCCGCTCCATGAGGTCTCGGCGCGGGAGCTCCGGCCGCTCCTGGAGGAAGAGACCGAGCACTGGGGCGGGGAACTCCTCTGGGACTTCTCGGACGTCTCCTCGGCCGTCGCCAGCGGGCTCGAGCGTCGGGCCCTGACCGGACAGGTCCTGCACGACGGCCCGCGGGCGGTCGCCTACTGCTACTACATGGTGGACGGGGGACGGGCCATCGTGGGGTCGCTCTTCGCCGCGGAGCCGTTCCGCGGCCAGGGCCTCGAGGAGGGGCTGCTCGACCGGGTCCTCGCCGAGGCCAAGGCCCAGCCGGGCAACGACCGAGTGGAATGCCAGACCCTCTTCTCCACCGCCCCCGGAGCCAACGGCCGTTTCGCTTCCGCCGGCTTCCGGAGCCGGGCTCGGCACTACCTGGTCCGCGACCTGCGCGATGTGGGACCGCCCCCCTCCCACGACTTTGACCTGAGGGGAGTACGGCGGGACGACCTTCCCGTGGCCGCCGAGATCATCCACCGCAGCCACCAGGGAAGCCTGGATGCGGCCCTCAACCTCACCTACGCCACGGCCCCCCTCTGCCGCGGCTTCGTGGAGACGCTGGTGCTGCGGGCGGGCTGCGGACGCTTCGACCCCGAGGCCTCCTTTCTGGCCGAGGGACCGCGGGGCCCCATCGGCGTCCTCCTGGCCAGCCACCTTTCCCACACCAACGGGCACGTCTGCCAGGTCTCGGTCGTGCCGGAGGCCCAGGCCCGGGGGCTGGGCACCGTGCTCGTGAAGAGCGCGCTCGCCGCCTTTCGGTCCCAGGGCCTTTCCACGGCCAGCCTCTCCGTGACGGTGGACAACGTGCGCGCCCACCGCCTCTACACCACCCTCGGCTTCCAGCTCCGCAAGCAGTTCGCGGCCCACGCATGGGTGCGGCCCCCCGCCCGGATCGACCTGCCCGCTTGA